From Paenibacillus sp. GP183, the proteins below share one genomic window:
- a CDS encoding GntR family transcriptional regulator produces MEQLTKRIPHYMQIRTFVTDRIHQQLWKEGDRVPSENDLASQFGVSRITVKNALDSLVKEGLIYRIQGKGTFVSVSGGEPALYKKALAASQPLVAYITPFLNNSFTARLLSGIEEELSQKGHKVIISMSEGSLEKEKQLIQESLALGVRGILVFPVDGEKYNEEIIQLTMSGFPIVLIDRDLPGLYTYCVCSDHAGGAYAATRHLIQMGHKSIAFLSASVPFTGSTEERLAGYEKALADASMPILHHYRLQITKLEDIVIFLEQNPEITAVFAENAGVGQEVFEAASMKGISIPEQLSITFFDDFDYPNLAVIPPTVVVQQDQNIGRESAKLLLAVMNNTNHEKQKVLLPTKLLQRNSTGAPR; encoded by the coding sequence TTGGAACAACTGACCAAACGTATCCCCCATTATATGCAAATTAGAACCTTCGTGACGGATCGAATTCATCAGCAGCTATGGAAGGAGGGTGATCGGGTTCCCTCTGAGAACGATCTAGCCTCACAATTCGGCGTGAGCCGAATTACGGTTAAGAACGCGTTGGATAGCCTGGTCAAAGAAGGCCTTATATACCGCATTCAAGGCAAAGGAACTTTCGTATCAGTTAGCGGAGGGGAACCTGCTCTTTACAAAAAAGCTCTTGCTGCTTCTCAGCCTCTTGTCGCATATATTACGCCGTTTCTGAATAATTCTTTCACGGCACGTCTGTTAAGCGGAATAGAAGAGGAACTCTCGCAGAAGGGGCACAAGGTCATTATCTCGATGTCGGAAGGTTCTCTGGAGAAGGAGAAACAACTTATTCAGGAATCGTTGGCGTTAGGGGTACGGGGGATATTGGTTTTTCCCGTGGACGGGGAGAAGTACAACGAAGAAATCATTCAGCTCACAATGTCCGGATTCCCAATCGTTCTGATCGATCGGGATCTACCTGGGTTGTACACTTATTGTGTGTGTTCCGATCATGCCGGCGGAGCCTATGCGGCAACCCGACATTTAATCCAAATGGGGCACAAATCCATCGCCTTCTTATCGGCAAGCGTTCCGTTCACTGGCAGTACTGAGGAGCGGTTGGCTGGATACGAGAAGGCATTGGCAGACGCATCCATGCCGATCTTGCATCATTATCGGCTGCAGATCACCAAACTAGAGGACATCGTGATATTCCTTGAACAAAATCCCGAAATTACGGCCGTGTTCGCTGAAAATGCAGGCGTTGGGCAAGAGGTCTTCGAAGCAGCATCGATGAAAGGCATCTCGATACCCGAGCAGTTGTCCATCACCTTCTTCGACGACTTCGATTACCCGAATCTGGCCGTCATACCTCCGACCGTGGTAGTACAGCAAGATCAGAATATCGGAAGAGAGTCGGCCAAGCTTTTACTTGCGGTCATGAACAACACCAACCACGAAAAGCAGAAGGTGCTCTTGCCCACGAAGCTGCTTCAGCGCAATTCGACCGGCGCGCCTCGGTGA